Part of the Methanobacterium paludis genome is shown below.
TAGGGTCAAGTGCTGAACAGGGTTCATCCATCAATATAACTTCCGGAGAAACTGCTATCGTCCTTGCAATGCAAAGTCTCTGCTGCTGACCACCGGAAAGTCCCATTGCAGATTTGTCAAGTTTGTCTTTAACTTCATCCCAAATTGCTGCAGCTTTAAGACTTCTTTCAACTGTTTTCTCGATTTTATCTTTATCTTCAACTCCATGTATCTCTAAACCATAAGCTACATTTTCAAATATGGATTTAGGGAAGGGGTTAGGCTTTTGGAAGACCATGCCCACTTTTTTACGGAGTTCCACAACATCGACTTTCGGATCGTAGATGTCTTCACCATCAAGGAGAACTTTCCCTTCCTTTTTAAACATTGGTATGAGGTCGTTCATCCTGTTTAAAGTCCTTATGAATGTAGATTTACCACAT
Proteins encoded:
- the pstB gene encoding phosphate ABC transporter ATP-binding protein PstB, with the protein product MSEIIEVEDLNVYFDEAHILKDINIKIPEKAVTALIGPSGCGKSTFIRTLNRMNDLIPMFKKEGKVLLDGEDIYDPKVDVVELRKKVGMVFQKPNPFPKSIFENVAYGLEIHGVEDKDKIEKTVERSLKAAAIWDEVKDKLDKSAMGLSGGQQQRLCIARTIAVSPEVILMDEPCSALDPISTTKIEDLIHKLKKDYTIIIVTHNMQQATRVSKHTAFFLNGEIVESGRTDKLFIEPEDKRTEDYITGRFG